A DNA window from Parabacteroides johnsonii DSM 18315 contains the following coding sequences:
- a CDS encoding sensor histidine kinase, with product MKTGNKIALFYTAITIGIISVVTVVFYFVATDYISRLYYSYLTEKAYATAQKHWEKDELDEEDYARIQQHYEETLPVAAEILLNADSITEAHAVLSRYLTDEKIASLYAGNVVRFHEGKELGAAVYYPDNEGNFIVLVVSSNQYGGDIQHRIGWLLLGMLVISAVLVYFVGRLYATRMVDRIDAAYQSEKSFISNASHELNNPLTAIQGECEISLLKERTPAEYQAALGRIASETKRIILLMKNLLFLSHGDKEILKNARETVLLADFLMQFVGNRVRFTTDHFAFAIEANPHLLKIAIGNILNNACKYSGEAPVEMQLKGSVLTITDMGIGIPEEEITRVYQPFYRASNTREFAGHGIGLSLSMRILRSYGAEITITSEVGKGTTVEIEFP from the coding sequence ATGAAGACCGGGAACAAGATAGCGCTTTTTTATACGGCTATCACGATCGGCATTATTTCGGTGGTGACAGTCGTTTTCTATTTTGTGGCGACCGACTATATCAGCCGCCTCTACTATTCCTATCTGACGGAGAAGGCATACGCGACGGCACAGAAGCATTGGGAGAAGGATGAGTTGGACGAGGAAGATTATGCCCGTATCCAGCAGCATTATGAGGAGACGTTGCCTGTTGCAGCGGAAATCTTGCTGAACGCCGACAGCATAACGGAGGCGCATGCCGTCTTGTCCCGTTACCTGACCGATGAGAAGATCGCTTCCCTGTATGCAGGCAATGTGGTTCGTTTCCATGAAGGGAAAGAATTAGGAGCGGCTGTCTACTATCCGGATAATGAGGGCAATTTTATCGTACTGGTTGTGTCGAGCAACCAGTACGGCGGGGATATCCAGCACCGGATCGGCTGGCTGTTGCTGGGGATGCTGGTGATCAGTGCCGTCCTGGTCTATTTCGTCGGCCGTTTGTATGCGACCCGCATGGTCGACCGTATCGATGCGGCTTACCAGAGTGAGAAGTCTTTTATCAGCAATGCATCTCATGAACTGAATAATCCGCTTACGGCCATCCAGGGAGAATGCGAGATCAGCTTGCTGAAGGAACGTACGCCGGCCGAATACCAGGCAGCATTGGGGCGTATCGCTTCTGAAACGAAACGCATCATCCTATTGATGAAGAACCTGCTTTTCCTCTCTCATGGGGATAAGGAGATTCTGAAGAATGCACGTGAGACGGTTTTGCTGGCCGACTTCCTGATGCAGTTCGTGGGTAACCGTGTTCGTTTTACAACCGACCATTTCGCTTTCGCTATCGAGGCGAATCCGCATCTGCTGAAGATCGCTATCGGCAACATCTTGAATAATGCCTGTAAATATTCGGGAGAAGCGCCTGTCGAGATGCAGCTGAAAGGTTCTGTCCTGACCATTACGGACATGGGGATCGGTATTCCGGAGGAGGAGATCACCCGTGTGTACCAGCCTTTCTATCGTGCCTCCAACACACGGGAGTTCGCCGGGCATGGTATCGGACTCAGTCTTTCCATGCGTATCCTGAGAAGCTACGGGGCGGAAATTACGATTACGTCCGAGGTCGGGAAGGGTACGACGGTGGAAATCGAATTTCCGTAA
- a CDS encoding DUF6722 family protein, whose amino-acid sequence MDIKEKTGNFLLDIAKLIFAGIIIGGIMTEEINRWVLYLLGLFAFVLIIVIGFVLCSQVKKED is encoded by the coding sequence ATGGATATAAAGGAGAAAACAGGGAATTTTCTGCTGGACATTGCAAAATTGATCTTTGCAGGTATTATTATCGGAGGTATAATGACCGAAGAAATCAATAGGTGGGTGTTGTACTTATTGGGCCTTTTTGCATTTGTATTAATTATTGTGATAGGTTTTGTATTATGTAGTCAAGTAAAAAAGGAGGATTGA
- a CDS encoding 2-hydroxyacid dehydrogenase encodes MTYKIAFFGAKPYDIASFDKVNEKYNYDIRYYKGHLNPNNVVLTQDTDAVCIFVNDTADAAVIDAMVNNGVKLLALRCAGFNNVDLKAAKGKLPVVRVPAYSPYAVAEYSLALMLSLNRKIHRAYWRTRDGNFSLNGLMGFDMHGKTIGIIGTGKIAKILIRLLKGFGMRILAYDLYPDTQFAEEEGISYVSLDELYRESDIISLHCPLTDQTKYMIDKDSIDKMKEGVMIINTGRGQLINTNDLIEGLKEKKIAAAGLDVYEEEGEYFYEDKSDKIIDDDVLARLLSFNNVIVTSHQAFFTKEALHNIAETTLQNIDDFRHHRPLVNEVIL; translated from the coding sequence ATGACATACAAAATTGCATTCTTTGGAGCTAAACCATACGATATAGCTTCATTCGACAAAGTAAATGAAAAGTACAATTACGACATTCGTTACTACAAAGGACATTTGAATCCGAATAATGTAGTCCTGACGCAAGATACGGACGCGGTCTGTATCTTTGTCAACGACACTGCCGATGCCGCCGTGATCGATGCGATGGTGAACAATGGTGTCAAACTGCTGGCCCTTCGTTGTGCCGGTTTTAATAATGTGGATCTGAAAGCGGCCAAAGGAAAGTTGCCGGTCGTTCGCGTACCGGCCTATTCGCCTTACGCCGTAGCCGAATATTCGCTTGCCCTGATGCTGTCGCTGAACCGGAAGATACACCGTGCCTACTGGCGTACGCGAGACGGTAATTTCTCGCTGAACGGCCTGATGGGGTTCGATATGCACGGCAAGACGATCGGTATTATCGGTACCGGAAAGATCGCCAAGATCCTGATCCGTCTCTTGAAAGGGTTCGGAATGCGTATTCTGGCTTATGACCTTTATCCCGACACGCAGTTTGCCGAAGAGGAAGGCATTTCTTATGTGTCGTTAGACGAACTGTATCGCGAGTCGGACATCATCTCTTTGCACTGTCCGCTGACCGACCAGACAAAATATATGATCGACAAAGACTCCATCGACAAGATGAAGGAAGGTGTGATGATCATCAATACAGGCCGGGGCCAACTGATCAATACCAACGACCTGATCGAAGGTCTGAAGGAAAAGAAGATCGCGGCGGCCGGTCTGGATGTGTACGAGGAGGAGGGCGAATACTTCTATGAAGACAAGTCCGATAAAATTATCGACGATGATGTATTGGCCCGTCTGCTTTCTTTTAATAATGTGATAGTTACTTCGCATCAGGCTTTTTTCACGAAGGAGGCTCTGCATAACATTGCAGAGACGACTCTTCAGAATATCGACGATTTCCGCCATCACCGTCCTTTGGTGAACGAAGTTATTCTGTAA
- a CDS encoding patatin-like phospholipase family protein, whose product MEIDSRTGLVLEGGGMRAIFTVGVLDCFMDHDIWFPYTIGVSAGASNGISYASRQRGRSRFSNIDLLEKYDYIGFRHFLRGRGYIDMKYLFYIYPEKYYPLDYETYFKSPNRFVMVTSNCLTGKAEYFEEKQDADRLVDICCASCTLPVLCPVTYVDGVPMVDGGVCDAIPIRHAIDDGFRKNVIILTRNKGYRKKEKDFWLPGFIYRRYPAIRKQLKLRYRNYNEVLDYIDELEAKGDAIVIRPQKKMEVSRTTNDRKKLSALYDEGYAIGRSIVENNRFEFKTPVI is encoded by the coding sequence ATGGAAATAGACAGTCGCACAGGTCTGGTGCTTGAAGGAGGAGGGATGCGTGCCATCTTCACCGTCGGAGTGCTGGACTGCTTTATGGATCATGACATTTGGTTCCCTTATACGATCGGTGTGTCCGCCGGGGCGAGCAACGGCATTTCGTATGCCTCCCGGCAGCGCGGGCGTTCCCGGTTCAGCAATATCGACCTGCTGGAAAAATATGATTATATCGGTTTCAGGCATTTCCTGCGGGGGCGGGGATATATCGATATGAAATACCTTTTCTATATTTATCCGGAGAAATATTATCCGCTCGACTACGAGACATATTTCAAGTCGCCGAACCGCTTCGTCATGGTCACCAGCAATTGCCTGACGGGTAAAGCCGAATATTTCGAGGAGAAGCAGGATGCAGACCGTCTGGTCGATATCTGTTGTGCCTCCTGTACGCTTCCGGTGCTTTGTCCGGTGACGTATGTCGACGGTGTCCCGATGGTCGACGGAGGTGTCTGCGATGCCATTCCCATCCGGCATGCCATCGACGACGGTTTCCGCAAGAACGTGATTATCCTGACCCGTAACAAAGGCTACCGGAAGAAAGAAAAGGATTTCTGGCTGCCCGGCTTCATCTACCGCCGGTATCCCGCTATCCGGAAGCAGTTGAAGCTGCGCTACCGCAACTATAACGAAGTGCTGGATTATATCGACGAGCTGGAAGCGAAAGGAGACGCGATCGTCATCCGTCCGCAAAAGAAAATGGAAGTCAGCCGTACCACCAACGACCGTAAGAAGCTGTCCGCCTTGTATGACGAAGGCTATGCCATCGGCCGATCCATCGTCGAAAACAACCGGTTCGAATTCAAAACACCAGTGATTTGA
- the cysQ gene encoding 3'(2'),5'-bisphosphate nucleotidase CysQ, whose product MNNYANYLYIAIRAALDAGKAIMDIYTDPESDFGIERKADNSPLTKADKKAHAIISMALSVTPFPVLSEEGKEIPFAERSGWDMLWIVDPLDGTKEFIKKNGEFTVNIALVKEGVPVLGVIYVPVRKELYFAADSLGAFKLAEIDSGYQPSMDDIKTKAVHLPMSMGHQGVVVVASRSHQTEDTTAFIENLRKQGQPVTLISSGSSLKICLVAEGTADVYPRFAPTMEWDTAAGHAIARAAGCDVYHIDGKTPLKYNKEDLHNPWFIVKPL is encoded by the coding sequence ATGAATAATTATGCAAATTACCTGTATATAGCTATTCGCGCCGCCCTCGATGCAGGCAAAGCGATCATGGATATTTATACCGATCCGGAATCCGATTTCGGTATCGAACGTAAAGCCGATAACTCCCCATTGACAAAAGCTGACAAGAAAGCCCATGCCATTATCTCGATGGCTCTGTCTGTGACGCCTTTCCCCGTATTGAGCGAAGAAGGAAAGGAAATACCTTTTGCCGAACGTTCAGGCTGGGATATGCTCTGGATCGTGGACCCGTTGGACGGGACGAAGGAGTTTATCAAGAAAAACGGTGAATTTACGGTTAATATCGCTCTTGTGAAGGAAGGAGTTCCGGTGTTGGGCGTGATCTACGTGCCCGTACGGAAAGAGCTGTATTTCGCGGCAGACTCGTTGGGAGCATTCAAGCTGGCGGAGATCGACAGCGGCTACCAGCCCTCGATGGACGATATCAAAACGAAAGCCGTACACCTGCCTATGTCGATGGGACACCAGGGAGTCGTGGTGGTCGCTTCGCGTTCTCATCAGACGGAAGATACGACGGCCTTTATCGAGAATCTGCGCAAGCAGGGACAGCCGGTCACCCTGATCAGTAGCGGCAGCAGCTTGAAGATCTGCCTGGTAGCAGAAGGAACGGCCGATGTCTATCCCCGTTTCGCACCGACGATGGAGTGGGATACCGCCGCCGGACATGCGATTGCACGGGCTGCCGGATGCGATGTGTATCATATCGACGGCAAAACACCATTAAAGTATAATAAGGAAGACCTTCATAACCCGTGGTTCATTGTCAAACCGCTCTGA
- a CDS encoding SLC13 family permease, with protein sequence MNFEIVFVLLALVGMIAALIWDGLRPGMVLLTVVVLFLCAGILTPKEMLEGFSNKGMITVGMLFLVSEGIRQSGALGQLIKKLLPEGKTTVFKAQLRMLPPIAFVSAFLNNTPVVVIFAPIIKRWAESVKLPATKFLIPLSYVTILGGICTLIGTSTNLVVHGMILEAGYEGFTMFELGRVGIFIALAGIIYLFVFSNKLLPDSRTDRYEEDEEDGNPGNLHRVEAVLGSRFPGINKTLGEFNFTRHYGAIVKEVKSGGQRFTRDLDRVTLHEGDTLVLWADDTFVPTWGESSVFLLLANGTDGTEPVSRTKRWLALGLLIFMIVGATIGELPVVKEAFPEIRLDMFFFVCITTIIMAWTKIFPPKKYTKYISWDILITIACAFAISKAMENSGFAALIARHIIGMSSSMGPYALLAIVFIITNIFTELITNNAAAALSFPIALSVATQLGVDPTPFFVVICMAASASFSTPIGYQTNLIVQGIGSYKFTDFVKIGLPLNLITFLISVFVIPMIWKF encoded by the coding sequence ATGAACTTTGAAATAGTATTTGTATTGCTGGCGTTGGTCGGCATGATAGCAGCGTTAATATGGGATGGACTGAGACCCGGGATGGTGTTACTCACGGTTGTGGTGCTATTCCTCTGTGCCGGAATATTGACACCGAAGGAAATGCTCGAAGGCTTTAGCAATAAAGGAATGATAACCGTCGGAATGCTTTTTCTGGTAAGCGAGGGCATTCGCCAGAGCGGAGCATTGGGACAGCTCATCAAGAAGTTGTTGCCGGAAGGAAAAACAACCGTTTTCAAGGCGCAGTTGCGTATGCTTCCGCCTATTGCTTTTGTCTCCGCTTTTCTCAACAACACGCCTGTTGTCGTTATTTTCGCCCCTATCATCAAACGTTGGGCGGAGTCGGTCAAGCTACCGGCGACGAAATTCCTGATTCCTCTTTCGTATGTGACCATTTTAGGCGGTATCTGTACCCTGATCGGAACATCGACCAACTTAGTCGTACATGGCATGATCCTTGAAGCCGGATATGAAGGGTTTACGATGTTCGAGTTGGGAAGGGTGGGGATCTTTATCGCGCTGGCCGGCATCATTTACCTGTTCGTGTTCTCCAACAAACTGCTGCCCGATTCCCGCACCGATCGTTACGAGGAAGATGAGGAAGACGGCAATCCTGGTAATCTGCACCGGGTGGAAGCGGTGTTAGGTTCCCGTTTTCCGGGTATCAACAAGACATTGGGCGAGTTCAACTTTACCCGCCATTACGGTGCGATCGTGAAAGAAGTGAAGAGCGGGGGACAACGGTTTACCCGTGATCTCGACAGGGTGACGTTGCACGAAGGCGATACGCTGGTTCTTTGGGCGGACGATACGTTCGTTCCGACATGGGGTGAATCCAGCGTCTTCCTTTTGCTTGCCAACGGTACGGACGGTACGGAACCGGTTTCCCGTACGAAACGCTGGCTGGCATTGGGCTTGCTGATCTTTATGATCGTAGGCGCCACGATAGGGGAGTTGCCGGTGGTGAAAGAGGCGTTCCCTGAAATACGGCTGGATATGTTTTTCTTTGTCTGCATTACGACCATCATCATGGCGTGGACCAAGATTTTCCCTCCGAAAAAGTATACCAAATATATATCCTGGGATATTCTGATTACGATTGCCTGTGCCTTTGCTATCAGCAAGGCGATGGAGAATTCCGGTTTCGCTGCTTTGATAGCCCGTCATATTATCGGTATGTCCAGCAGTATGGGACCGTATGCCCTGTTGGCGATTGTCTTTATTATCACCAATATCTTTACGGAACTGATTACAAACAATGCGGCTGCGGCGCTTAGTTTCCCGATCGCCTTGTCGGTCGCTACGCAGCTCGGCGTAGACCCGACACCGTTCTTCGTGGTGATCTGTATGGCGGCATCCGCAAGTTTCAGTACGCCGATCGGCTATCAGACCAATCTGATCGTGCAAGGTATCGGTAGTTATAAGTTCACGGACTTTGTGAAAATCGGCTTACCTCTTAACTTAATCACCTTCTTGATCTCGGTATTCGTGATACCGATGATCTGGAAATTCTAA
- the cysC gene encoding adenylyl-sulfate kinase, with protein sequence MEQVNNNNIEEKLSTLNSQLSTNIYPIFDRMMTREDKERLLKQRSVMVWFTGLSGSGKSTVAIALERELHKCGLLCRILDGDNIRSGINNNLGFSAEDRIENIRRIAEVSKLFIDTGIITIAAFISPNNDLREMAASIIGKENFLEIYVSTPIEECERRDVKGLYAKARRGEIKDFTGVSAPFEAPGHPDLTLDTSVLSLEESVHKLMDLIIPKVTVARQS encoded by the coding sequence ATGGAACAAGTAAATAATAATAATATCGAAGAGAAACTCTCAACTCTCAACTCTCAACTCTCAACTAACATCTATCCTATTTTCGATAGGATGATGACGAGGGAGGATAAGGAGCGTTTGTTGAAGCAGCGCAGTGTGATGGTGTGGTTCACCGGTCTGAGCGGCTCGGGAAAGAGTACGGTGGCGATAGCGCTTGAGCGCGAGTTGCACAAGTGCGGTTTGCTGTGCCGCATCCTGGACGGCGACAATATCCGCAGCGGGATCAACAACAATCTCGGTTTCTCGGCAGAAGACCGGATAGAGAATATCCGCCGTATCGCCGAAGTAAGCAAGCTCTTTATCGATACAGGCATTATCACGATAGCGGCTTTTATCAGCCCGAATAACGATTTGAGGGAAATGGCGGCATCCATTATCGGGAAAGAGAACTTTCTGGAAATATATGTCAGCACTCCGATCGAAGAATGCGAGCGGCGCGATGTCAAAGGGTTGTATGCGAAGGCACGCCGGGGCGAGATCAAGGATTTCACGGGTGTTTCCGCTCCTTTCGAAGCTCCCGGACATCCAGACCTGACGTTAGACACTTCCGTGTTGAGCCTGGAGGAATCCGTTCACAAGCTGATGGACCTGATCATTCCGAAAGTAACCGTTGCAAGACAATCATAA
- the cysD gene encoding sulfate adenylyltransferase subunit CysD, which produces MMSDYKLSHLQELEAESIHIIREVAAEFENPVMLYSIGKDSSVMVRLAEKAFAPGKVPFPLMHIDSKWKFKEMIQFRDDYAKKFGWNLIVESNMEAFNAGVGPFTHGSKVHTDLMKTQALLHALDKYKFDAAFGGARRDEEKSRAKERIYSFRDKFHQWDPKNQRPELWDIYNARVHKGESIRVFPLSNWTELDIWQYIRLENIPIVPLYFAKERPCVEIDGNLIMADDDRLPEQYRDQIKMRMVRFRTLGCWPLTGAVESDADTIEKIVEEMMTTTKSERTTRVIDFDQEASMEQKKREGYF; this is translated from the coding sequence ATTATGTCAGATTATAAATTAAGCCATTTACAGGAACTGGAAGCAGAGTCTATCCATATCATCCGGGAGGTCGCTGCCGAGTTCGAGAATCCTGTTATGCTTTATTCTATCGGAAAAGATTCTTCCGTCATGGTTCGCCTGGCTGAAAAGGCTTTTGCTCCGGGAAAAGTCCCTTTCCCTTTGATGCACATCGATTCCAAATGGAAGTTCAAGGAGATGATCCAGTTCCGCGACGACTATGCGAAGAAATTCGGATGGAACCTGATCGTGGAATCCAATATGGAGGCATTCAATGCCGGTGTAGGGCCTTTCACGCACGGAAGCAAGGTGCATACGGACCTGATGAAGACGCAGGCGTTGCTGCATGCGCTCGATAAATATAAGTTCGATGCCGCTTTCGGAGGTGCCCGTCGCGATGAAGAGAAGAGCCGTGCGAAAGAACGCATCTACTCGTTCCGCGACAAGTTCCATCAATGGGACCCGAAGAACCAGCGTCCGGAGTTGTGGGACATCTACAACGCCCGTGTCCATAAAGGAGAGAGCATCCGTGTGTTCCCCTTGTCCAACTGGACGGAACTGGATATCTGGCAATATATCCGCCTGGAAAATATTCCGATCGTACCGTTGTATTTTGCCAAGGAACGCCCGTGTGTAGAGATCGACGGCAACCTGATCATGGCGGACGACGACCGTCTGCCGGAACAGTACCGCGATCAAATCAAGATGCGTATGGTGCGCTTCCGTACCTTAGGCTGCTGGCCGTTGACCGGGGCTGTGGAAAGCGATGCCGACACGATTGAAAAGATCGTCGAAGAGATGATGACGACAACCAAGAGCGAACGCACGACACGCGTGATCGACTTCGACCAGGAGGCAAGTATGGAACAGAAAAAGAGAGAAGGATATTTTTAA
- the cysN gene encoding sulfate adenylyltransferase subunit CysN — MATLNIKEYLDRDEQKDLLRFLTAGSVDDGKSTLIGRLLFDSKKLYEDQLDALERDSKRMGNAGDHIDYALLLDGLKAEREQGITIDVAYRYFSTNNRKFIIADTPGHEQYTRNMITGGSTANLAIILVDARTGVITQTRRHTYLVSLLGIKHVVLAVNKMDLVDFDKNIFDKIVSDYKEFVAPLNIPDITCIPLSALDGDNVVEKSDRTPWYEGPSLLDFLETVPIDQDRNFEDFRYPVQYVLRPNLDFRGFCGKVASGIVRKGDTVMALPSGKTSKVKSIVTYDGELDYAFPPQCVTITLEDEIDVSRGEMLVHPDNLPIADRNFEAMLVWMDEEPMDTSKQFYIKHTTNLTRARVDSIRYKVNVNTMEQLSIDNGQLTVDNLPMKLNEIARVVFTTGKELFFDPYQKNKQTGAFILIDPITNNTSAVGMIIDRVDARDMVTEDALAVLNLPELGIGPEHYEAIRSVCKELERQGVSVKCITENK, encoded by the coding sequence ATGGCAACATTAAATATAAAAGAATACCTCGACAGAGATGAACAAAAGGATTTGCTTCGCTTCTTGACTGCCGGATCGGTGGATGATGGCAAATCGACGCTGATCGGTCGTTTGTTGTTTGATAGTAAGAAGTTATACGAAGACCAGTTGGACGCCCTCGAACGCGACAGCAAGCGCATGGGGAATGCCGGCGACCACATCGACTACGCCCTGTTGCTGGATGGCCTGAAGGCCGAACGCGAACAAGGGATCACCATCGATGTGGCTTATCGCTATTTCAGTACGAATAACCGTAAGTTCATCATAGCCGACACTCCGGGGCACGAACAGTACACCCGCAATATGATCACCGGCGGTTCGACTGCCAACCTTGCCATCATTCTGGTGGATGCCCGTACGGGGGTGATTACGCAGACGCGCCGCCATACCTATCTGGTTTCGCTTTTAGGCATCAAGCACGTGGTGCTGGCGGTCAACAAGATGGACCTGGTTGATTTCGACAAGAATATTTTCGACAAGATCGTTTCCGATTATAAGGAGTTTGTCGCTCCGTTGAATATCCCGGATATCACCTGCATCCCGCTGTCTGCTTTAGATGGCGACAATGTGGTGGAGAAGAGCGACCGTACACCTTGGTACGAAGGGCCGTCGTTGCTGGACTTCCTCGAAACGGTTCCTATCGACCAGGATCGCAACTTTGAGGATTTCCGCTATCCGGTACAGTATGTATTGCGTCCGAATCTGGACTTCCGCGGTTTCTGTGGGAAAGTGGCCAGCGGTATCGTTCGTAAAGGCGATACGGTGATGGCTTTACCTTCCGGAAAAACATCCAAAGTGAAGAGTATCGTGACATACGACGGAGAGCTGGATTATGCATTCCCTCCCCAGTGCGTCACCATCACGCTGGAAGACGAGATCGATGTTTCACGTGGTGAGATGCTCGTCCATCCGGATAACCTGCCGATAGCGGACCGTAACTTCGAAGCCATGCTGGTGTGGATGGACGAAGAGCCGATGGACACAAGCAAGCAGTTCTATATCAAGCATACGACCAACCTGACACGCGCTCGTGTGGACAGTATCCGTTATAAAGTGAATGTCAATACGATGGAACAGTTGTCAATTGACAATGGACAATTGACCGTTGACAATTTGCCGATGAAGCTGAACGAGATCGCTCGTGTCGTCTTCACGACCGGAAAGGAACTGTTCTTCGATCCGTATCAGAAAAACAAACAGACCGGAGCCTTTATCCTGATCGACCCGATCACGAATAATACATCGGCTGTCGGTATGATTATCGACCGGGTAGATGCTCGCGACATGGTGACGGAAGACGCGTTGGCTGTACTGAATCTTCCGGAATTGGGTATCGGCCCCGAGCACTACGAAGCTATCCGTTCCGTTTGTAAAGAGCTCGAACGGCAAGGGGTTTCCGTCAAGTGTATAACAGAAAATAAATAA
- a CDS encoding sulfotransferase family protein — MGLLEFDKLPINTLVGADWKTFKAVTANKTIDKGFRNKYFLTKSVCRLLSLLQPFENARYRKIADKPLEMDPVFILGHWRSGTTFMHNVFSCDKHFGYNTTYQTVFPNLMLWGQPFFKKNMAFLMPDKRPTDNMELKVDLPQEEEFALANMMPYTYYNFWFFPKHMLEYCDRYLLFDNISEHERKVFKETFLKLIKISLWNTNGTQFLSKNPPHTGRVKTLVEMFPNAKFIYLKRNPYTVFESTRSFFTNTIQPLRLQEISNEQIESNFIEVYRRLFYKYEEQKHLIPEGNLVEVKFEDFEQDAFAMTEDIYKKLNLPGFEESKAEIEKYLGKKKGYKKNQYKYDDRTVQLVEENWGMALKEWGYSL, encoded by the coding sequence ATGGGATTACTGGAATTTGACAAACTACCGATCAATACTTTAGTGGGTGCTGACTGGAAAACGTTCAAGGCTGTGACAGCCAATAAAACGATCGACAAAGGATTTCGTAATAAATATTTTCTGACTAAATCCGTTTGCCGCCTGCTCAGCCTGTTGCAACCCTTCGAAAATGCGCGTTACCGCAAGATTGCGGACAAGCCGTTGGAGATGGACCCGGTGTTCATTCTCGGACATTGGCGTAGCGGGACGACTTTCATGCACAATGTTTTCTCGTGCGACAAGCATTTCGGCTACAATACGACTTATCAGACCGTATTCCCGAACCTGATGCTCTGGGGGCAGCCTTTCTTCAAGAAGAACATGGCGTTCCTGATGCCCGACAAGCGTCCGACCGATAATATGGAATTGAAGGTGGATCTTCCCCAGGAAGAGGAATTTGCCTTGGCGAATATGATGCCTTACACGTATTATAACTTCTGGTTTTTCCCGAAGCATATGCTCGAATATTGCGATCGTTATTTGCTTTTCGACAATATCAGCGAACATGAACGGAAAGTGTTTAAGGAAACGTTCCTCAAACTGATCAAGATCTCCCTCTGGAATACGAACGGGACACAATTCCTGAGTAAGAACCCGCCCCATACGGGACGGGTGAAGACGTTGGTGGAAATGTTCCCGAATGCTAAATTTATCTATCTGAAACGAAATCCGTATACGGTGTTCGAGAGCACGCGCAGCTTTTTTACCAATACGATTCAGCCGCTCCGCTTGCAGGAGATCTCCAACGAGCAGATCGAAAGTAATTTTATTGAAGTGTACCGCCGTTTGTTCTATAAATATGAAGAACAAAAGCACCTGATACCCGAAGGCAACCTGGTAGAGGTGAAGTTTGAGGATTTCGAGCAGGATGCTTTCGCCATGACAGAGGATATATATAAGAAATTAAACCTCCCCGGCTTTGAAGAGTCTAAAGCAGAAATCGAGAAATATCTTGGGAAAAAGAAGGGCTATAAAAAGAACCAGTACAAGTATGACGACCGTACGGTACAGCTTGTGGAAGAAAATTGGGGAATGGCTCTCAAGGAGTGGGGATATTCTTTATAA